One Triticum dicoccoides isolate Atlit2015 ecotype Zavitan chromosome 4B, WEW_v2.0, whole genome shotgun sequence genomic window carries:
- the LOC119294573 gene encoding tubulin beta-8 chain-like, which produces MREILHIQGGQCGNQIGAKFWEVICGEHGVDPTGQYTGSAPEQLERMDVYFNEAGGNRYVPRAVLMDLEPGTMDSLRSGPIGAIFRPDNFVYGQSGAGNNWAKGHYTEGAELIDSVLDVVRKEAENSDCLQGFQVCHSLGGGTGSGMGTLLISKIREEYPDRMMLTFSVFPSPKVSDTVVEPYNATLSVHQLVENADECMVLDNEALYDICFRTLKLTNPSFGDLNHLISATMSGVTCCLRFPGQLNSDLRKLAVNLIPFPRLHFFMVGFAPLTSRGSQQYRALTVPELTQQMWDAKNMMCAADPRHGRYLTASAMFRGKMSTKEVDEQMMNVQNKNSSYFVEWIPNNVKSSVCDIPPVGLAMSSTFVGNSTSIQEMFRRVSEQFTAMFRRKAFLHWYTSEGMDEMEFTEAESNMNDLVAEYQQYQDATAEEDYEEEEEPAADQP; this is translated from the exons ATGAGGGAGATCCTGCACATCCAGGGCGGGCAATGCGGCAACCAGATCGGCGCCAAGTTCTGGGAGGTGATCTGCGGGGAGCACGGCGTCGACCCCACCGGCCAGTACACCGGCAGCGCCCCCGAGCAGCTCGAGCGCATGGACGTCTACTTCAACGAGGCCGGCGGCAACCGCTACGTGCCCCGCGCCGTCCTCATGGACCTCGAGCCCGGCACCATGGACTCGCTCCGCTCCGGCCCCATCGGCGCCATCTTCCGCCCGGACAACTTCGTCTACGGCCAGTCCGGCGCCGGCAACAACTGGGCCAAGGGCCACTACACCGAGGGCGCCGAGCTCATCGACTCCGTCCTCGACGTCGTGCGCAAGGAGGCCGAGAACTCCGACTGCCTCCAAG GTTTCCAAGTATGCCACTCTCTTGGCGGAGGCACTGGTTCGGGCATGGGCACGCTGCTCATCTCCAAGATCCGGGAGGAGTACCCTGACCGCATGATGCTCACCTTCTCCGTGTTCCCGTCGCCCAAGGTGTCCGACACGGTGGTGGAGCCCTACAACGCGACGCTGTCGGTGCACCAGCTTGTCGAGAACGCCGACGAGTGCATGGTCCTCGACAACGAGGCCCTCTACGACATCTGCTTCCGCACCCTCAAGCTCACCAACCCTTCCT TCGGTGACCTGAACCACCTCATCTCGGCGACGATGAGCGGCGTCACGTGCTGCCTGCGGTTTCCAGGGCAGCTCAACTCGGACCTCCGGAAGCTGGCAGTGAACCTGATCCCGTTCCCCAGGTTGCACTTCTTCATGGTCGGGTTCGCGCCGCTCACGTCCAGGGGATCGCAGCAGTACCGCGCGCTCACGGTGCCGGAGCTGACGCAGCAGATGTGGGACGCCAAGAACATGATGTGCGCGGCCGACCCGCGCCACGGCCGCTACCTCACGGCGTCCGCCATGTTCAGAGGCAAGATGAGCACCAAGGAGGTGGACGAGCAGATGATGAACGTGCAGAACAAGAACTCCTCCTACTTCGTCGAGTGGATCCCCAACAACGTCAAGTCCAGCGTCTGCGACATCCCGCCCGTGGGGCTCGCCATGTCCTCCACCTTCGTCGGCAACTCCACCTCCATCCAGGAGATGTTCCGCAGGGTCAGCGAACAGTTCACCGCCATGTTCCGCCGCAAGGCCTTCCTCCACTGGTACACCAGCGAGGGCATGGACGAGATGGAGTTCACCGAGGCCGAGAGCAACATGAACGACCTCGTCGCAGAGTACCAGCAGTACCAGGACGCCACCGCCGAGGAGGactacgaggaggaggaggagccagccGCCGACCAACCATGA